The Aeromicrobium sp. Leaf245 genome includes a region encoding these proteins:
- a CDS encoding MCE family protein, giving the protein MRRLLVAAVVAGLAALSGCGVLGGGVYDTPLPGGADVGSKPIRITADFDDVLDLVPQSSVKVDDVAVGRVDRIRLNPDGRSARVTLLVNRDAQLPAGTVARLQQTSLLGEKYVALVRPQTPQAGRPIADGTRLGLADTSQAAEVEQVLGSLSMVLNGGGIGQFQEISRELQEVSTGRPEEIRGFLREMDTFVTTLDDRKESITAAIDGLARLSENLEADQDKIVSALEGLSPGMQVLVDQREDLVAMLSALDRLSTVTVKTLDASQDDIVADLKALDPILENLARAGRDLPESLEILLTYPFPDSVMGAIEGDYVNAFIETNFRTLPAGCEAAGCAWAQVQDPNYPDDPMSGARRKGLDPKALLEERLEAAEDEQDVPPSLLPPTSSPAPGSPAPTIPVPSATVPTPDGSPSPSPSPSPSVEPTTTPREGEQ; this is encoded by the coding sequence ATGAGGCGCCTGCTGGTGGCCGCAGTGGTGGCCGGTCTCGCCGCGCTGTCCGGCTGTGGCGTGCTCGGCGGCGGGGTCTACGACACGCCCCTGCCCGGCGGCGCCGACGTCGGCTCCAAGCCGATCCGCATCACGGCCGACTTCGACGACGTGCTCGACCTCGTGCCCCAGTCCAGCGTCAAGGTCGACGACGTGGCCGTCGGCCGCGTCGACCGCATCCGGCTCAACCCGGACGGACGCAGCGCGCGGGTGACCCTGCTCGTCAACCGGGACGCGCAGCTGCCGGCCGGCACGGTCGCCCGTCTGCAGCAGACGTCGCTGCTCGGCGAGAAGTACGTCGCCCTGGTCCGGCCGCAGACGCCGCAGGCCGGTCGGCCGATCGCCGACGGAACCCGGCTCGGTCTGGCCGACACGTCCCAGGCGGCGGAGGTCGAGCAGGTGCTCGGGTCGCTGTCGATGGTGCTCAACGGTGGCGGCATCGGCCAGTTCCAGGAGATCTCTCGCGAGCTGCAGGAGGTGTCGACGGGTCGTCCGGAGGAGATCAGGGGGTTCCTCCGGGAGATGGACACGTTCGTCACCACGCTCGACGACCGCAAGGAGTCGATCACCGCGGCCATCGACGGGCTCGCCCGGTTGTCGGAGAACCTGGAGGCCGACCAGGACAAGATCGTCTCGGCCCTCGAAGGACTGTCACCCGGCATGCAGGTGCTCGTCGACCAGCGCGAGGACCTCGTGGCCATGCTGTCGGCCCTCGACCGGCTCTCGACGGTGACGGTCAAGACGCTGGACGCCTCCCAGGACGACATCGTCGCCGACCTGAAGGCGCTCGACCCGATCCTCGAGAACCTGGCGCGTGCCGGGCGCGACCTCCCGGAGTCGCTCGAGATCCTGCTGACGTACCCCTTCCCGGACTCGGTCATGGGGGCCATCGAGGGCGACTACGTGAACGCCTTCATCGAGACGAACTTCCGGACCCTGCCCGCGGGCTGCGAGGCGGCGGGGTGCGCCTGGGCGCAGGTCCAGGACCCGAACTACCCGGACGACCCGATGAGCGGCGCGCGTCGCAAGGGACTCGATCCGAAGGCGTTGCTGGAGGAGCGGCTCGAGGCGGCCGAGGACGAGCAGGACGTGCCGCCGAGCCTGCTGCCGCCCACGTCCTCCCCGGCCCCGGGGTCACCCGCACCGACGATCCCCGTGCCGAGCGCCACGGTGCCCACCCCCGACGGCTCGCCGAGCCCGTCGCCCTCCCCGTCGCCCTCGGTCGAACCGACCACGACTCCTCGAGAGGGTGAGCAGTGA
- a CDS encoding MlaD family protein, whose amino-acid sequence MLTGRIRAQIVAFVVLGLVATSYLGATYVGINPFSTGFTVTAALPSAGGAFENGQVTYRGVPVGRVDSLEATDEGVRITMSFDGDAPRIPADAAPKVVNRSAIGEQYVDLQGGTTGGAALADGDRLSAGEESQPPGIDRVLRSGEKFVSSVPEEALTSVIDEGYEASQGVALDFGSLLESSQEFQAAADRNFVATRGLIENSDRVLRTQEASSQSIRSFSADLATIASTLESSDGDLRRLIDNTPAAAREIDVLFQEVGRPLGVVLANLVTPAQVFGINAGGVQDALVTAPKAFSIGWTVTGSRGINLALSQSYFSPLPCTTGYGGTTPRPGSQTSGGSSFNLQAGCRSSAKASNVRGPKGAPRRQASVATAPDGPAVTADVRMADSLSDLMGGAR is encoded by the coding sequence ATGCTGACCGGACGCATCAGAGCCCAGATCGTGGCCTTCGTGGTCCTCGGGCTGGTCGCCACCTCCTACCTCGGCGCCACGTACGTGGGCATCAACCCGTTCTCCACCGGCTTCACCGTGACGGCGGCCCTGCCCTCCGCCGGAGGCGCCTTCGAGAACGGCCAGGTCACCTACCGAGGAGTGCCCGTCGGCCGCGTCGACAGCCTTGAGGCCACCGACGAGGGCGTGCGCATCACGATGTCCTTCGACGGCGACGCCCCGCGCATCCCGGCCGACGCCGCGCCCAAGGTCGTCAACCGCTCCGCCATCGGCGAGCAGTACGTGGACCTGCAGGGCGGGACCACCGGGGGAGCCGCCCTGGCGGACGGCGACCGGCTGTCGGCGGGCGAGGAGTCCCAGCCTCCGGGCATCGACCGGGTGCTGCGGTCCGGGGAGAAGTTCGTGTCCTCCGTGCCCGAGGAGGCGCTCACGTCGGTGATCGACGAGGGCTACGAGGCCTCCCAGGGCGTCGCGCTCGACTTCGGCTCGCTGCTGGAGAGCTCGCAGGAGTTCCAGGCGGCGGCCGACCGGAACTTCGTCGCCACGCGGGGCCTGATCGAGAACTCCGACCGGGTGCTCCGCACGCAGGAGGCGTCGTCGCAGAGCATCCGCTCGTTCAGCGCGGACCTCGCCACCATCGCCTCCACGCTCGAGTCCTCCGACGGGGACCTGCGTCGGCTCATCGACAACACGCCCGCCGCGGCTCGCGAGATCGACGTGCTGTTCCAGGAGGTCGGCCGACCGCTCGGAGTCGTGCTCGCCAACCTGGTGACCCCCGCGCAGGTGTTCGGCATCAACGCCGGGGGCGTCCAGGACGCGCTGGTGACCGCGCCCAAGGCGTTCAGCATCGGATGGACCGTCACCGGCTCGCGGGGGATCAACCTCGCGCTCTCGCAGTCGTACTTCTCGCCGCTGCCGTGCACCACCGGCTACGGGGGCACCACGCCGCGGCCCGGGTCGCAGACGTCGGGTGGCTCCTCGTTCAACCTGCAGGCCGGGTGCCGCTCGTCGGCGAAGGCCTCCAACGTCCGCGGACCGAAGGGCGCGCCCCGACGCCAGGCGTCGGTGGCGACCGCACCCGACGGCCCGGCCGTCACGGCCGACGTCCGCATGGCCGACTCGCTGTCCGACCTGATGGGTGGTGCACGATGA